A stretch of Cyanobacterium sp. HL-69 DNA encodes these proteins:
- a CDS encoding zinc protease, protein MKNIIYNNKGIKPLVPYFQSYTSALKKIFNLLLITLLIWNVNLNSAFAQGIENRSITPYLEQVKNNVTEFTLNNGLKFIILENHQAPIVSFVTYVDVGAVDEPEGQTGVAHYLEHLAFKGTSEIGTINYEKEKPLLEKLDSLFDQIQQARAENDQEKLAQLETQFREVNQKASEYVNQNEFGQIVEIEGGVGLNAATSADYTAYFYNFPSNKLELWMYLESNRFLDPVFREYYEEKDVILEERRLRTDNSAIGKMVEEFLLTAFVSHPYRRPVIGFEEDIRNLTTANVQDFFDTHYGGSNITIAMVGDVNPDEARSMAQEYFGRFPDSVKPSSLTINEPEQRETRNLVVEYPSQPLYFEGYHIPSLNNPDYVVYEIMGSILSDGRTSRLYKSLVEEEKVALSVSGFSGFPGNKYENLMLFYGVSAPGRSLDELAIELDKEIEKLKTELVSTDELERVKTQATASLLRSVNSNSGMANLLAQYQAKTGDWRNVFTRLEAINAVSAEDIQRLAQKTFTDEHKTIGKLETVS, encoded by the coding sequence ATGAAAAATATAATCTATAACAACAAGGGAATTAAGCCTCTTGTCCCATACTTCCAATCATATACCTCAGCCCTAAAAAAAATATTTAATCTATTATTAATAACTTTATTAATTTGGAATGTTAATCTTAACTCTGCCTTTGCACAAGGTATCGAAAATCGGTCAATTACTCCTTATTTAGAACAGGTAAAAAATAATGTCACTGAATTTACCCTTAACAATGGTTTAAAATTTATTATCCTTGAAAACCATCAAGCTCCCATTGTTTCCTTTGTTACTTATGTAGATGTAGGGGCAGTGGATGAACCAGAAGGGCAAACAGGAGTAGCCCATTATTTAGAACATTTAGCCTTTAAAGGAACATCAGAAATAGGCACTATTAACTATGAAAAAGAAAAGCCTCTTTTAGAAAAATTAGACAGTCTTTTTGACCAAATTCAACAGGCAAGGGCAGAAAATGATCAAGAAAAATTAGCTCAATTAGAAACTCAATTTAGAGAAGTAAATCAAAAAGCTAGTGAGTATGTAAATCAAAATGAATTTGGGCAAATTGTAGAAATTGAGGGGGGCGTTGGCTTAAATGCTGCTACTTCCGCCGACTATACGGCTTATTTTTATAATTTTCCTTCCAATAAACTAGAGTTGTGGATGTATCTGGAATCCAATCGATTTTTAGATCCTGTATTTAGGGAATATTATGAGGAAAAAGACGTAATTTTAGAGGAAAGAAGACTACGCACGGATAACTCTGCCATCGGTAAAATGGTGGAAGAATTTTTGTTAACTGCCTTTGTTTCCCATCCCTATCGTCGTCCTGTTATTGGTTTTGAGGAAGATATTCGTAATTTGACTACGGCGAATGTACAAGACTTTTTTGATACTCATTACGGGGGCAGTAATATTACCATTGCCATGGTAGGTGATGTTAACCCTGATGAAGCTAGAAGTATGGCGCAGGAATATTTTGGACGTTTTCCCGATAGTGTTAAACCTTCTTCCCTTACTATAAACGAACCTGAGCAACGAGAAACCAGAAATCTGGTGGTGGAATATCCTTCTCAGCCTTTATATTTCGAGGGTTATCACATTCCTAGTTTAAACAATCCTGATTATGTGGTTTATGAGATTATGGGCTCGATTTTAAGTGATGGCCGCACTTCTCGTTTATACAAGTCTTTGGTAGAGGAGGAAAAGGTTGCCCTCAGTGTATCTGGATTTAGTGGTTTTCCTGGTAATAAGTATGAAAATTTGATGTTGTTTTATGGAGTTTCTGCCCCGGGGCGATCGCTCGATGAATTAGCCATAGAATTAGATAAGGAGATAGAAAAGCTAAAAACGGAGTTAGTATCAACGGATGAGTTAGAAAGGGTAAAAACCCAAGCCACCGCCAGTTTATTACGCTCGGTAAATTCTAATTCGGGCATGGCAAATCTTTTGGCGCAATATCAAGCAAAAACAGGGGATTGGCGTAATGTCTTTACTCGCCTAGAAGCTATTAATGCTGTTAGTGCCGAGGATATACAAAGGTTAGCCCAAAAAACCTTTACCGACGAACATAAAACCATCGGTAAGTTAGAAACAGTTAGTTAG
- the murJ gene encoding peptidoglycan lipid II flippase MurJ: protein MNKGKTRSIGNIAGIVGVATFISKVVGLVREQVVAAAFGVGTVANAYAYSYVIPGFLLILLGGINGPFHSALVSVLAKRDQKEAAPLIETVTTLVTGILFIVTIILIVYASRFIDLIAPGLDSEVRAIAITQFQIMAPLAIFAGLVGIGFGSLNASDQYWLPSLSPLFSSLTTIIGVGGLLWFLGGEINDPEYLRLGGIVLASTTLLGGIWQWLAQQIALSKSGLSRFRLRFEFGREGVKDVMKVMVPATLSSGMLHINVYTDLFFASYLPNAAAAMRYANFVVLTPVGIISNVILVPFLPVFSRLTEPENWGELKLKIRQSLVLTGLTMFPFSAIFVALSQPIVRIIYERGVFRADASSIVAPVLLAYGLGMFFYLARDVLVRVFYALGDGNTPFQISIFNIFLNAFLDYVLVRSFEVQGLVFATIGVNVISLLIFLALLHRRLNGLPLLEWAGVFVILVVASVISGFACWGIHQGLTSFWGDESFILQFINLSVASVGAIALFLLIGKLLKLPELELLLNKVLEKIKRSK, encoded by the coding sequence GCGTTGCAACTTTTATCAGTAAAGTGGTGGGGCTGGTAAGGGAGCAGGTAGTGGCAGCGGCTTTTGGGGTGGGAACTGTGGCGAATGCTTACGCTTATTCCTATGTGATACCCGGGTTTTTATTAATCCTTTTGGGGGGGATAAATGGGCCATTCCACAGCGCTTTGGTAAGCGTCTTGGCAAAACGAGATCAAAAAGAAGCAGCGCCCCTCATTGAAACAGTTACTACTTTGGTGACGGGTATTTTATTTATTGTCACTATTATTTTGATTGTTTATGCCAGTCGTTTTATTGATTTAATCGCCCCTGGTTTAGATTCAGAAGTAAGGGCGATCGCCATTACCCAATTTCAAATCATGGCACCCCTGGCCATTTTTGCTGGTTTGGTGGGCATCGGCTTTGGTAGCCTCAACGCCTCAGATCAGTACTGGTTACCGAGTTTAAGTCCCCTTTTCTCTAGCTTAACCACCATCATCGGGGTGGGGGGTTTACTCTGGTTTTTGGGGGGAGAAATAAACGACCCTGAATATTTGAGACTAGGGGGCATCGTCTTAGCATCAACAACCCTGTTAGGGGGTATATGGCAATGGTTAGCCCAACAAATAGCCCTGTCGAAATCGGGCTTGAGTCGTTTTCGTTTACGGTTCGAGTTTGGTAGGGAAGGGGTAAAGGATGTGATGAAGGTAATGGTACCTGCTACCCTCTCATCGGGAATGTTACATATCAATGTCTATACAGACCTGTTTTTTGCGTCCTATTTGCCCAATGCGGCGGCTGCGATGCGTTACGCCAATTTTGTGGTTTTAACCCCTGTGGGCATCATTTCTAACGTGATTCTCGTACCTTTTTTACCTGTGTTCTCCCGTCTCACAGAGCCTGAAAATTGGGGAGAATTAAAACTAAAAATTCGTCAAAGTCTTGTATTAACAGGTTTAACCATGTTCCCTTTTAGTGCCATTTTTGTGGCATTATCACAGCCCATTGTCAGAATTATCTACGAAAGGGGAGTATTCCGTGCTGACGCTTCCTCCATTGTTGCCCCTGTATTACTTGCCTACGGTTTGGGGATGTTTTTCTATTTGGCGAGGGATGTTTTAGTGCGGGTGTTTTATGCCTTGGGGGATGGAAACACTCCTTTTCAGATTAGTATTTTTAATATTTTTCTCAATGCTTTTCTCGATTACGTCTTGGTGAGGAGTTTTGAGGTGCAGGGTTTGGTATTTGCCACCATTGGGGTTAATGTGATTTCCTTACTCATTTTCCTTGCTCTTTTACATCGTCGTCTCAATGGTTTGCCTTTACTCGAATGGGCTGGGGTGTTTGTCATCTTGGTAGTTGCTAGTGTTATTTCTGGCTTTGCTTGTTGGGGTATCCATCAGGGTTTAACTTCTTTTTGGGGTGACGAAAGTTTTATTTTACAATTTATCAATCTCTCTGTGGCTAGTGTAGGGGCGATCGCACTTTTCCTACTGATTGGCAAACTGTTAAAATTACCAGAGTTAGAACTTTTATTAAATAAAGTCTTAGAAAAAATAAAACGTAGTAAATAG